One genomic region from Candidatus Chlorobium masyuteum encodes:
- a CDS encoding MbcA/ParS/Xre antitoxin family protein, which produces MGSATERQVSGSADRGALAKMVMTLFDHWKLSTEEQVVLLGLASSNRAALARYRKGEPIGTSRDQYERVGHLLAIHKNLRLLFPKNRDLAYHWISTRNRAFDNLTPVEVIREWGFAGLLMVRAYLDRARGI; this is translated from the coding sequence ATGGGCAGTGCAACTGAGCGACAGGTTAGCGGATCGGCAGACCGGGGGGCTTTGGCCAAAATGGTGATGACGCTGTTTGACCACTGGAAGCTGAGTACGGAGGAGCAGGTTGTGCTTCTGGGGCTTGCTTCTTCCAACCGTGCAGCGCTGGCCCGTTACCGCAAGGGGGAGCCGATAGGCACCAGCCGTGACCAGTATGAGCGGGTTGGCCATCTGCTTGCAATCCATAAAAACCTTCGTCTCCTCTTTCCGAAAAACCGTGATCTTGCCTACCACTGGATCAGCACACGCAACAGGGCCTTTGATAACCTTACCCCGGTTGAGGTGATCAGGGAGTGGGGGTTTGCCGGTCTTTTGATGGTTAGAGCTTATCTGGACAGGGCGAGAGGGATTTGA
- a CDS encoding HAD family acid phosphatase, with protein MTRHFRAAFILLFLTAGTACTSKESIKYVTVAEIQASLPATPVVAGFDIDDTVLFSSPGFYYGMTNKDGPNGNNKYGASPLTSPLFWSDMNGQFDNFSLPKRSGYELIAMHSRRGDKIVFITARDSSKVSIVPRILMQSFRIAKPDVVFTCDKPKTAFISAKQVTIYYGDADSDMDAAIGAKARPVRVLRSPLSPNKTSYERVGKMGEDVLIDSEN; from the coding sequence ATGACCAGACACTTCAGAGCAGCGTTTATCCTGCTCTTCCTCACTGCCGGAACGGCTTGCACGAGCAAGGAATCAATCAAATATGTGACCGTTGCCGAGATTCAGGCATCCCTTCCCGCAACTCCGGTCGTTGCAGGATTCGACATTGACGACACCGTTCTTTTTTCCAGCCCCGGCTTTTACTACGGCATGACCAACAAGGACGGGCCAAATGGTAACAACAAATACGGAGCGAGTCCGTTGACCTCCCCGCTGTTCTGGAGCGACATGAACGGTCAGTTCGACAACTTCAGCCTTCCCAAAAGATCCGGCTACGAGTTGATTGCCATGCACTCCAGAAGAGGAGATAAAATCGTCTTCATCACAGCCCGCGACAGTTCGAAGGTTTCCATTGTGCCAAGGATTCTGATGCAGAGCTTCCGTATAGCAAAACCGGATGTTGTGTTTACCTGCGATAAGCCGAAAACAGCATTCATATCGGCCAAACAGGTGACGATCTATTACGGTGATGCCGATTCGGACATGGATGCCGCCATCGGAGCCAAAGCCCGCCCCGTCCGTGTACTCCGTTCGCCTCTTTCACCCAACAAGACCTCATACGAACGTGTCGGAAAGATGGGGGAGGATGTGCTCATCGATTCGGAGAACTGA
- a CDS encoding DUF2442 domain-containing protein, translating into MDTIIKAVPLNNYKVDIVTSSGISGIFNVKPCMGGSAFKELEDESYFRLVRPAHHGIMWPHEQDFSADTIVWDIQHAQSCS; encoded by the coding sequence ATGGATACGATCATAAAGGCAGTTCCCTTGAATAACTACAAGGTCGATATTGTTACCAGTAGCGGTATTTCCGGAATTTTTAATGTAAAGCCCTGCATGGGTGGCAGTGCTTTTAAAGAACTTGAGGATGAATCGTATTTTCGCCTCGTCAGGCCTGCTCACCATGGTATTATGTGGCCTCACGAACAGGATTTCAGCGCCGATACGATTGTATGGGATATTCAGCATGCTCAATCATGCTCATAA
- a CDS encoding SAM hydrolase/SAM-dependent halogenase family protein, translating into MPVPAHPVIVLMTDFGITDSYVGQMKGVILSIAPEARIIDLTHAITPQNIAHGAFILTKSADFFPEGSIFISVVDPGVGTSRNAIAVRTERALFLAPDNGLLTSILQTRSVTEAVTITDSRYLLPVRSSTFHGRDVFSPAAAHLASGVPIQNLGKSIDPATCTRIPMPECHTLDNGKTWEGSIIYTDHFGNLVTSLDARLLDRSKKWHVHAGKHRHPVSRTYGDAADQKPLAYTGSFGTIEIAVRNGNARETLGLKDGDPVRAESTPVAPEKP; encoded by the coding sequence ATGCCTGTACCCGCCCATCCTGTTATCGTGCTGATGACCGATTTCGGCATCACGGACAGCTATGTCGGCCAGATGAAGGGGGTCATCCTCTCCATCGCTCCCGAAGCGAGGATCATCGACCTGACGCACGCCATTACACCCCAGAACATCGCTCACGGTGCCTTCATCCTCACAAAATCAGCCGATTTTTTCCCCGAAGGCTCCATATTTATCTCGGTGGTTGACCCCGGTGTCGGCACCTCACGAAACGCGATTGCGGTCCGTACAGAGCGGGCACTCTTTCTTGCACCCGATAACGGTCTGCTCACCTCAATTCTGCAGACCAGAAGCGTAACTGAGGCTGTTACCATCACCGATAGCCGCTACCTGCTTCCGGTTCGCAGCTCAACCTTTCACGGCAGGGATGTTTTTTCTCCCGCCGCAGCGCACCTTGCATCCGGCGTTCCGATACAGAATCTGGGCAAATCTATCGATCCGGCAACGTGCACAAGAATCCCGATGCCGGAGTGCCATACCCTCGATAACGGCAAAACATGGGAGGGAAGCATCATCTACACCGACCACTTCGGCAATCTGGTCACCTCACTTGACGCCCGACTCCTTGACCGGTCGAAAAAGTGGCATGTTCATGCAGGCAAACACCGCCATCCGGTCTCCCGCACCTACGGCGATGCCGCCGACCAGAAGCCGCTCGCCTACACCGGCAGCTTCGGAACCATTGAAATCGCCGTAAGAAACGGCAACGCCCGCGAAACCCTGGGGCTAAAGGATGGAGACCCGGTCAGAGCCGAAAGCACTCCGGTAGCTCCAGAAAAACCATAA
- a CDS encoding DinB family protein, which yields MEATAIIGELIQQMEWADGVVFSAILGNVQAEGDEVLLKKLRHIHLVQKAFFDVWKNQPVNPHSTDAMNVSELSAFAKSLHREIQEFQNTLSQDDLDRIMLLPWAGMISRSLGFEVANPTLGQTLMQVTAHSSYHRGQVNSRLRELGIDPPMTDFIAWVWARKPSPSWP from the coding sequence ATGGAAGCAACGGCAATCATCGGGGAACTTATCCAGCAAATGGAGTGGGCGGATGGTGTGGTTTTTTCGGCGATTCTGGGGAATGTGCAGGCGGAAGGGGATGAGGTGTTATTGAAGAAGCTCCGGCATATTCATCTGGTTCAGAAGGCCTTTTTTGATGTCTGGAAGAATCAGCCCGTCAACCCGCATTCAACCGACGCGATGAATGTGTCCGAATTGTCAGCATTTGCCAAGTCACTGCATAGGGAGATTCAGGAGTTCCAAAATACACTTTCGCAGGATGATCTCGACCGGATCATGCTACTGCCATGGGCAGGCATGATAAGCCGCTCGCTTGGGTTCGAGGTTGCCAACCCGACGCTCGGTCAAACCCTCATGCAGGTAACCGCCCACAGCTCATATCACCGCGGTCAGGTTAACTCCCGCCTTCGTGAACTCGGTATCGATCCGCCCATGACCGACTTCATCGCCTGGGTGTGGGCCCGAAAACCTTCCCCCTCCTGGCCCTGA
- a CDS encoding AAA domain-containing protein, whose product MPDIQTADAPLRLAQYLKEFVGLRTSTVRDVTKYDTVMWFGDMPQDNDCFSPAWVDGCELDDPWLEVKKQQFDAMPEVPENIQLWIDEKALNQASEQIPLLKTSILVPDGETEIAEGESVQLIETVLSEFPEVQTTYDRYRPRWQAWSDEYRRRQKIQDLYARLFALHTQLRKQGELLELVLGLGLLDWQAPVGGHIRRHLVIARAELVFEPSKGVIRLEPPGDGARLRIEDDMLEAELRPVRSQYQEVQIQLEYIGDDIWDKALMQTALKHWAGALNADSLWSSDLRKHVSEAKKPVVSFAPALILRKRTQSGMVRIYDAIIDQLSNESAEVPQGWGGLIDDLDDQLSDGRTDNGEAQQVICDEHGQQEIYFPLPANKEQRRIVEAIDRQRGVLVQGPPGTGKSHTIANLICHLLATDKRVLITAETGRALQVLKEKLPKEIQPLCVSLLGQGGDAFAELNMAVQGITTRQASYTPGAYEPRIAEIDAELDLNRRKLAEIDNEIRSLREEETCPHQIADGAYTGTASSIAAKVADKRIAYEWLKLPYDAPSQPPTSSEEMLELLAIYSRYSDGQIAEAQLKLPASAELVEPQVFAKAVAKETAAREGLLQLEVFRQHRAYGVLYALATEQRITLGQNLRKLEEQRLAIARITRDWSLDALRDLIAGKHARWDTVLISSQELITEAEGLIARLRNSAVSLPKNQDRRKVRTDAQAAITFLNEGGTWKRMGMFTPTELKGKTYLKDEVLVDGVGATTPEQLQSVCDELSLSLVLEELVSIWSAVGATIPGGNRRLMLADLQEQRADLARFVAYTDACLVVGKTLSTFSPAVPEPDWLSGEIAQWIELLEVAEKEDNYHVASDIVNRCATAADRVVGLHDAHSLVAKIVSALDQRNINEYSRCYADLIIIEEIRAVQLRRADVETRLKANVSQLLFEMSGRIKEAYWYERFCAWEEAWHWAVADNWLEKRTDFSYQQNLWKRRHEIDAMICRLVAETASLRAWTYFFKRLSARESAALKSWREAVKAMGKGTGKSAKLARLRQEARQYMDACRDAIPIWVMPRYLVAEMIDPAPGRYDLVIVDEASQLGIDSLFLFYIANKIVVVGDDQQISPYGIGISDEAVAGLQEHYLEGIPHRHALSPQSSLYGNAKIRFSQNVVLREHFRCMPEIIQFSNDLCYASNGTPLDPLRSYQANRLQPLVLRHVLDGYRTGSSQYAQNIPEADAIVAQIAGCIADHRYKGKTMGVISLQGEAQAKLIEKKLLEQLDPEIIEDRQLICGDAYAFQGDERHIIFLSMVAAPGETRIAALTGDSARQRFNVAVSRAQDQLWLFHTAKLDVLSDLCMRYRLLKYMLEPKRESSVEDEQIFDSEFERAVYQRISDRGFFVRSQVCIGDPVNHRYRIDMVVEGMQGRLAVECDGDHWHGPDRYEHDMARQRDLERAGWQFVRIRGGDFYREAESAMLPVWNELDRLGIYPGGVDSSASAPPAPIEFSAAEKGMALINVVDNEPRVLSDSACKAITLDEPLKAIEFHEECDEFGIEILSADHLDIAVDKEDEEEIILFPEDAGTQQDQLHYGRMPSDEKVGRLIYVEFQGIISVDPRSVQVSIARIAEELLRIIEIEAPIFAKRAYDIYLRSCGIHRMGGELRKTMNKALQFLINDGCVIKEDELGKGGLMYTIVRPKGTVAVVVRSRGPRDFSEIPPSELLTVAKKLVSIDGLKQGSDEHLRAILEYFDLRRLTTQVGTALLDILDKEYPYV is encoded by the coding sequence ATGCCTGATATCCAAACTGCCGATGCACCACTGCGTCTTGCGCAGTACCTCAAGGAATTTGTTGGCTTACGCACTTCAACCGTGCGCGATGTTACCAAGTACGATACTGTGATGTGGTTTGGTGACATGCCGCAGGATAATGATTGCTTCAGCCCTGCTTGGGTGGATGGCTGCGAACTTGATGATCCTTGGTTAGAGGTGAAAAAGCAGCAATTCGATGCTATGCCGGAGGTGCCGGAAAATATTCAGCTTTGGATTGATGAAAAAGCACTGAATCAAGCCAGTGAGCAGATTCCTTTACTTAAAACCAGTATCCTAGTACCCGATGGAGAGACGGAAATTGCAGAGGGTGAATCGGTACAGTTGATCGAGACTGTGTTGAGTGAATTTCCCGAGGTGCAGACGACCTATGACCGCTATCGACCGCGTTGGCAAGCATGGTCAGATGAATACCGGCGTCGCCAGAAAATTCAGGACTTGTACGCTCGACTGTTCGCTTTGCACACCCAGTTACGCAAACAAGGGGAATTACTAGAATTGGTGCTGGGTCTGGGCCTACTCGACTGGCAAGCGCCGGTTGGTGGTCATATCAGGCGTCATTTAGTTATTGCGCGTGCAGAACTGGTATTTGAGCCAAGTAAAGGGGTAATCCGGCTGGAACCGCCGGGAGATGGAGCGCGCCTTCGCATTGAAGATGACATGCTGGAGGCCGAACTGCGACCGGTTCGGAGCCAATATCAGGAAGTGCAAATACAACTTGAGTACATTGGTGATGATATCTGGGATAAAGCACTGATGCAGACAGCTCTGAAACACTGGGCTGGTGCTTTGAATGCGGATTCGCTTTGGTCATCGGATTTGCGCAAGCATGTCTCTGAAGCGAAAAAACCAGTGGTAAGTTTTGCTCCGGCTCTAATTCTACGCAAGCGCACCCAGTCAGGCATGGTGCGTATTTATGATGCTATCATTGATCAGCTTAGCAATGAATCTGCCGAGGTGCCGCAAGGCTGGGGGGGGCTGATCGATGATCTTGACGATCAGCTTAGTGACGGCCGAACCGATAATGGTGAGGCTCAGCAAGTAATCTGCGACGAACATGGTCAGCAGGAAATCTACTTTCCGCTTCCAGCCAACAAGGAACAGCGCCGCATTGTCGAGGCGATTGATCGCCAGCGCGGCGTGTTAGTGCAGGGCCCACCTGGCACTGGCAAAAGTCATACCATTGCTAACTTGATTTGCCATCTGCTTGCTACTGACAAGCGGGTATTGATCACGGCGGAAACCGGACGAGCCTTACAAGTGCTCAAAGAAAAACTGCCGAAAGAGATTCAGCCATTATGTGTTAGTTTGCTTGGACAAGGTGGCGATGCCTTTGCTGAACTAAATATGGCAGTGCAGGGGATTACCACTCGGCAGGCATCTTATACACCGGGGGCTTACGAACCGCGTATTGCTGAGATTGACGCTGAACTGGATCTTAACCGTCGAAAGCTCGCTGAAATCGATAACGAAATTCGTTCTTTGCGCGAAGAAGAAACCTGTCCGCATCAGATTGCAGATGGTGCTTATACCGGCACAGCATCATCGATTGCCGCGAAAGTGGCGGATAAACGGATAGCTTATGAATGGTTGAAGCTACCTTATGATGCCCCTTCTCAGCCCCCGACCAGCAGTGAGGAGATGTTGGAATTGTTGGCTATTTACAGCCGTTATTCAGATGGACAAATTGCCGAAGCCCAATTAAAACTTCCTGCAAGTGCTGAACTGGTTGAACCACAAGTTTTTGCTAAGGCGGTGGCTAAAGAAACTGCTGCCAGAGAGGGTTTACTGCAATTGGAAGTCTTCCGCCAACATCGAGCATACGGGGTTCTTTATGCATTGGCAACTGAACAACGCATCACACTTGGTCAAAATCTGCGAAAGCTTGAAGAGCAACGTCTCGCCATTGCTCGCATAACCCGAGACTGGTCATTGGACGCCTTACGCGATTTGATTGCAGGCAAACATGCTCGATGGGACACAGTCTTAATTAGCAGTCAGGAGCTTATAACCGAGGCAGAGGGCTTGATCGCTAGGCTTAGAAATAGTGCTGTCAGCCTGCCTAAAAATCAGGATCGCAGAAAAGTACGCACCGATGCTCAAGCAGCCATTACGTTTTTGAACGAAGGGGGTACTTGGAAGCGTATGGGTATGTTCACCCCTACGGAATTGAAAGGCAAAACTTACCTCAAGGATGAGGTATTGGTAGACGGTGTGGGAGCGACAACGCCAGAACAGTTACAGTCTGTATGTGATGAGTTGTCGTTAAGTCTTGTGTTAGAAGAACTTGTATCGATATGGTCGGCTGTTGGAGCAACCATTCCGGGAGGAAATCGGCGCTTGATGTTAGCTGACTTGCAGGAACAACGAGCAGATCTTGCTCGCTTTGTGGCTTATACTGACGCTTGTCTTGTAGTCGGCAAAACCTTGTCAACTTTCTCGCCTGCGGTCCCTGAACCTGATTGGTTGAGTGGAGAAATTGCACAATGGATTGAGCTGCTTGAAGTCGCTGAAAAAGAAGATAACTATCACGTCGCAAGTGATATAGTGAATCGATGTGCTACTGCGGCGGATCGTGTCGTCGGGTTACATGATGCGCACTCGCTGGTAGCGAAGATAGTTTCAGCATTGGATCAGAGAAATATTAATGAGTATAGCCGATGTTATGCCGATCTGATCATAATTGAAGAAATACGTGCAGTGCAGTTACGTCGGGCCGATGTTGAAACCCGACTTAAAGCCAACGTTTCGCAATTGCTTTTCGAGATGTCTGGACGCATCAAAGAAGCTTACTGGTATGAGCGTTTTTGCGCTTGGGAAGAAGCTTGGCATTGGGCAGTAGCAGATAACTGGTTGGAAAAGCGTACTGACTTTTCATATCAGCAAAATTTGTGGAAGCGACGTCATGAAATAGATGCAATGATTTGTCGTTTGGTTGCAGAAACAGCATCGCTTCGTGCTTGGACGTATTTTTTTAAACGCCTTTCGGCACGGGAATCTGCAGCACTGAAGAGTTGGCGTGAAGCAGTTAAAGCAATGGGCAAGGGAACTGGCAAGTCGGCCAAGCTGGCGCGGTTACGCCAAGAGGCTCGCCAGTATATGGATGCCTGTCGCGATGCTATTCCTATTTGGGTCATGCCCCGTTATTTGGTGGCGGAAATGATTGATCCAGCGCCGGGGCGATATGATCTTGTTATTGTTGATGAGGCCAGTCAGCTCGGTATTGACAGCCTTTTTCTTTTTTATATCGCCAATAAAATTGTAGTGGTCGGTGACGATCAGCAGATAAGCCCCTACGGTATAGGTATTTCCGATGAAGCGGTCGCAGGATTACAGGAACATTACCTCGAAGGCATTCCACACCGACACGCATTGTCTCCACAAAGCAGCTTGTATGGCAATGCCAAAATTCGCTTCAGCCAGAATGTTGTGTTGCGTGAGCATTTCCGTTGCATGCCGGAGATTATCCAGTTTTCTAATGACCTTTGTTATGCCAGCAACGGCACCCCTCTTGATCCACTTAGATCTTATCAGGCAAACCGTTTGCAGCCATTGGTGCTCAGGCATGTTCTCGATGGCTATCGAACAGGGAGTAGTCAGTACGCCCAGAATATTCCCGAAGCGGATGCGATTGTTGCTCAGATTGCAGGTTGTATTGCTGATCATCGCTACAAGGGAAAAACCATGGGCGTCATAAGTTTGCAGGGAGAAGCGCAAGCAAAACTGATAGAAAAAAAGCTACTGGAACAGCTGGATCCTGAAATTATAGAGGATCGGCAGTTGATCTGTGGCGACGCCTATGCGTTTCAGGGCGACGAAAGACATATTATTTTTCTGAGCATGGTGGCAGCTCCAGGAGAAACACGCATCGCTGCCCTGACGGGAGATTCAGCCCGTCAACGCTTTAATGTAGCTGTCAGCCGTGCACAGGATCAGTTGTGGCTATTCCATACGGCAAAGTTAGATGTACTCAGTGATCTTTGTATGCGTTATCGCTTACTGAAATACATGCTGGAGCCAAAGAGGGAATCTTCCGTTGAAGACGAACAAATATTTGATTCTGAATTTGAGAGAGCCGTATATCAGCGTATCAGTGATCGTGGATTCTTTGTCAGATCTCAGGTTTGTATTGGTGATCCGGTAAACCATCGTTACAGGATTGATATGGTGGTTGAAGGAATGCAGGGTAGGCTTGCAGTTGAATGTGATGGTGATCATTGGCATGGCCCCGATCGCTATGAACACGATATGGCGCGACAGCGTGACCTTGAGCGGGCAGGTTGGCAGTTTGTTCGTATTCGTGGTGGTGATTTTTATAGGGAAGCGGAATCTGCTATGCTGCCAGTTTGGAATGAGCTTGATAGGTTAGGTATCTATCCCGGCGGAGTGGATTCTTCTGCTTCAGCACCGCCAGCGCCGATTGAATTCAGTGCAGCAGAGAAGGGCATGGCTTTGATAAATGTAGTGGATAACGAACCGAGAGTATTAAGTGATAGCGCATGCAAGGCTATCACATTGGATGAGCCACTCAAAGCGATAGAATTTCATGAAGAGTGTGATGAGTTTGGTATCGAAATTCTATCTGCAGATCATCTTGATATAGCTGTTGATAAGGAGGATGAAGAAGAAATCATTCTTTTTCCTGAAGATGCTGGGACACAACAGGATCAGCTTCATTATGGAAGGATGCCGTCAGATGAGAAGGTTGGTCGGTTAATCTATGTTGAGTTCCAAGGGATAATAAGCGTAGATCCTCGTAGCGTGCAGGTCAGTATAGCAAGGATAGCGGAAGAACTGCTACGAATTATCGAAATTGAAGCCCCCATATTCGCAAAACGAGCCTATGACATTTATTTACGTAGTTGTGGAATACATCGCATGGGAGGAGAGCTCCGTAAAACAATGAACAAAGCGTTACAATTTCTTATCAATGATGGATGTGTTATAAAGGAGGATGAGCTTGGAAAGGGAGGCTTGATGTACACTATTGTCCGCCCAAAGGGCACCGTGGCAGTTGTGGTTCGCAGCAGAGGCCCTAGGGATTTTTCTGAGATTCCTCCCAGTGAGCTTCTAACTGTGGCAAAAAAATTGGTATCAATTGATGGATTGAAGCAAGGTTCTGATGAGCATCTACGCGCGATTTTGGAGTATTTCGATCTTCGTAGACTGACAACTCAGGTTGGTACTGCACTGTTGGATATTTTAGATAAAGAATATCCGTATGTGTAA
- a CDS encoding RES family NAD+ phosphorylase, which translates to MDTLFSKLTLADTHRDLIRNVVSLRESEDLFDDLSDTPEEWQMAQQVELDAKPHPCRSNLPEIHRPFEDAVWFNAIAWPFKNWQASRFSDGSFGVWSGSDRVETTVYESACHWFRGLLCDARFENEAVVIERKLYSVACDALLLDFRQVVQEYPDLLHISDYSFTHAVGARIHREGHPGLLTLSARHKRGLNYAILNPGVLSNPRHHSNLTYRLDGKVITVEKNPGVAWMEIDRNQL; encoded by the coding sequence ATGGATACACTCTTTTCAAAGCTTACTTTAGCCGATACACATCGGGATCTGATCCGTAATGTGGTTTCGCTCAGGGAGTCGGAGGATCTGTTTGATGATTTGAGCGACACTCCGGAGGAGTGGCAAATGGCGCAGCAGGTTGAGCTGGATGCCAAGCCTCACCCCTGCCGGTCAAATCTGCCGGAAATCCACCGCCCCTTTGAAGATGCGGTATGGTTCAACGCGATAGCCTGGCCTTTTAAAAACTGGCAGGCAAGCCGTTTTTCTGACGGCTCATTTGGTGTCTGGTCTGGCAGCGACAGGGTTGAAACCACCGTTTATGAATCAGCCTGTCACTGGTTTCGGGGGCTGCTCTGCGATGCGAGATTTGAAAATGAAGCTGTCGTCATAGAGCGCAAACTCTACAGCGTGGCATGCGATGCGCTGCTGCTTGACTTTCGTCAGGTTGTTCAGGAGTATCCTGATCTGTTGCATATCTCCGACTACAGCTTTACGCATGCTGTCGGGGCACGCATCCATCGTGAAGGCCATCCCGGTCTGCTTACCCTCTCTGCCCGGCACAAGCGGGGATTGAACTATGCGATTCTGAATCCCGGAGTTCTCTCCAACCCTCGCCATCACAGCAATCTGACCTATCGTCTGGACGGGAAAGTTATCACGGTAGAGAAGAATCCCGGAGTTGCGTGGATGGAGATTGACCGCAATCAGCTTTAG
- the lptG gene encoding LPS export ABC transporter permease LptG — protein sequence MKILDRYIFRQFAKAFIFTSTTFVFLFILITMVEHLDDMMGRNLSIFQIIGYYLLSIPSTVLVTAPVSSLLASILVAGRLSASSELSAIRSAGVSMRQLLYPFLAGASFIAAVNLVNSCWIAPSAFAGIARFEREHLSKEPGKLPENRNMHLIEQGNRIVSIGSMGSDESTAKAVSIEEFSGAHLISRIDAASMSYNPKSREWMLENAAIRSFTGGSEQYSFTGRKPVKLSISPRSLLEFNLQPDEMNVSRHYRYLTEKRQAGISGLDRSAVKFYTKLSLPFASLIVMLIGVPLSAKKKRGGLASEITIALFFGFLFIGLQKTVAIAGYQGAMNPALAAWLPNIIFLIVGYLIYKTAID from the coding sequence ATGAAAATTCTTGACCGCTACATATTCAGGCAGTTTGCAAAGGCGTTTATCTTTACCTCCACCACCTTTGTCTTCCTGTTCATCCTTATCACCATGGTCGAACACCTTGATGATATGATGGGCAGGAATCTCTCCATTTTTCAGATTATCGGCTACTACCTGCTCTCCATTCCCTCCACCGTTCTGGTAACCGCTCCGGTCAGCTCGCTGCTTGCTTCCATTCTGGTGGCAGGCCGCCTCTCGGCTTCAAGCGAACTCTCGGCAATCCGTTCTGCCGGTGTCAGTATGCGCCAGCTTCTCTACCCCTTTCTTGCCGGGGCTTCGTTCATCGCCGCCGTGAACCTGGTCAATTCCTGCTGGATAGCCCCTTCAGCATTTGCCGGTATAGCCCGCTTTGAACGGGAGCATCTCTCCAAAGAGCCCGGAAAGCTCCCTGAAAACCGGAACATGCACCTGATCGAGCAGGGGAACCGGATTGTCTCGATCGGAAGTATGGGGAGTGATGAATCAACGGCCAAAGCCGTCTCAATAGAGGAGTTCAGCGGCGCACACCTCATCTCACGAATCGATGCCGCATCCATGAGCTACAACCCGAAGAGCCGGGAGTGGATGCTTGAGAATGCTGCAATCCGCTCGTTCACCGGCGGAAGCGAGCAGTACAGCTTCACCGGCCGCAAACCGGTCAAACTCTCCATCTCACCCCGCTCACTGCTTGAGTTCAACCTGCAGCCGGATGAGATGAACGTCAGCCGCCACTACCGCTACCTCACGGAAAAACGGCAGGCAGGTATTTCCGGTCTGGATCGCTCAGCTGTCAAGTTCTACACCAAGCTCTCCCTCCCCTTCGCCTCACTCATCGTCATGCTGATCGGCGTACCGCTCTCGGCCAAGAAAAAAAGGGGCGGACTGGCCTCTGAAATCACCATTGCCCTCTTCTTCGGCTTTCTCTTTATCGGATTGCAGAAAACCGTCGCAATTGCCGGATACCAGGGCGCCATGAATCCCGCACTTGCTGCATGGCTGCCGAACATCATCTTTCTCATTGTCGGATACCTCATCTATAAAACCGCAATCGATTGA